The nucleotide sequence AGTTTCAAAAGAAATGAGAGATATATTGGAAAATGTAGTGAAAGATGGAACTGCTAAAAGAGGAGATGTAGAAGGATATAGAGTAGGGGGGAAAACTGGGACTGCTCAATTAAGTACAAAAGGTGGATATTTGAAAAGTGACTATCTTGCTTCTTTTATTGGCTTTTTTCCAGCAGATAAACCTAAATATGTAGTCCTTGTAATGTTTATGAAACCTAAAGGAGAGACTGTATTCGAAAAATATGGAGGTGCTACTGCTGCTCCAGTATTTGGAGAAATAGTTAGAAGGGTAACAAAGAATAAAAATATTTTATCACAAGATATTGCTAAAATTTCTGAAATTAAAAATTTTGAAAATATGAAGCGTAATAATGAAGAGGTAAAGATAGAAATGCCTGATCTTACAGGATTAAGTCCTAAAGATGTAATTTATATATTTAAAAATGCAGACATAGATGTAAGAATTGTAGGAAAAGGCTTAGTAGAAAATCAGAAGCCAAAAGCAGGAACTTCTTTAGAAGGAGTAACTAGTATAGAGGTACAGCTAAAATAGGAGCGAGTTATGAGATATTTTAAAATATATGTAGACAATACCCAGTCTCTTTATACTTATTCAGATGAGAATAAAGAATATGAAATTGGAGATAGAGTGGTTGTTTCTTTTAGAAACAGGGATAAATCTGGCTTGATTATAGCTGAAGATAAACCTGAAAATATAACATTCAAGGTTCTTCCTATAAAATCACGATTAGAAAATGAGATAAAGTTATCTGAAAATTTCATAAAACTTCTTAGATGGATAAAAACATATTATATGAGCAGCTATGAACAGGTAATAAATGCTGCTGTCCCTAGTGATTTGAAAGTTAAATATGATTTAATTTATATTCTTTCAGATGTTAAAAGTATTTTTCAAGATGAGGCAGAAAAAATTTATTCAGATGATTTTATAGATTTTTTTAAGGAAAGAATGACTGTAACTAAAGCTACACTTAATAAAAAGTTTACAAAAGAGATAATAAATAAGATGATTGCAGATACTGTTCTTTTTAATGAAAAAGGAAATGTTAAATTAAACTACGATTTTAATTTTTTATGTTTAAAAAAAGAATTTGAAAATGTAGTAATGTATTTTCGAAAAAGAGAAGAAGTTCAAAAGAAAAATTTAGAGAATAAATTTCCAAAGGAACTTATAAATAAATTAGTTAAAGAAAAAGTTTTGATTTTAAAAAAATATATAAGAGAAGATGAAAATCAAAGAGAGCTGCATGAAATATCTGAAGAAGTGGCTGAAAAAAATATAGTACTTAATGAAGAGCAGGAAAAAGCTAAAGAGATTATAAAAAATGGAGATAATAAGTATTATTTATTAAAAGGAATAACAGGGTCAGGTAAAACGGAAGTATATATTGAACTTATAAAAGAAGCATTTAAAAAAGGAAAGGGAAGTATATTTCTTGTTCCTGAAATATCTCTTACTCCACAGATGATAAATAGGTTTAAAAGTGAATTTAGAGAAAATATAGCTATACTGCACAGCAGACTTACAAATAAGGAAAGGGCAGATGAATGGTATAATATTTATTCTGGAAATAAAAAAATAGTTTTAGGAGTGAGATCTGCTATTTTCGCTCCAGTAGAAAATTTGGAATATATAATATTAGATGAGGAACATGAAACTACATATAAACAGGATAGCAATCCTAGATACAATGCTAAATATGTTGCTATAAAAAGAGCTGAACTTGAAGGGGCAAAATTGATTTTAGGATCAGCAACTCCATCAATAGAAAGTTCTTATTATGCTGAAAGAGGTATATATACTTTGGTAACAATGGATTCAAGGTATAATAATTCTATATTGCCAGAAATGGAAATTATAGATATGAAAAAAGAAGAAGATTTATATTTTAGTAAAAAACTTTTAGATGAGATTAAAATGACTCTTTTAAAAGGAGAACAAGTTATTTTGTTACTTAATAGAAAAGGTTATTCTACATATATTCAATGTAAAGATTGTGGACATGTGGAAGAATGCCCACATTGTTCTATTAAAAGCAGTTATTATGCAAGTCAGGGAATTTTAAAATGTAATTATTGTGGTCAGACAAGAAAATATACTGGGCACTGCAGTAAATGTGGAAGTACTAATCTTATCCATAGTGGAAAAGGAGTAGAGAGAGTAGAAGAGGAAATAAAAAAATATTTTGATGTAAGAATAATAAGAGTAGATTCTGAAAGCTCTAAAAACAGAGACTTTTATGAAAAAATGTATTTTGACTTTTTAGATAAAAAATATGATATAATGATAGGGACTCAAATGATATCTAAAGGATTACATTTTCCTAATGTAACTTTAGTAGGGGTTATAAATGCCGATACAATTTTGAATTTTCCAGATTTCAGAGCAGGGGAAAAAACATTTCAGCTTGTAACACAGGTATCTGGAAGAGCAGGAAGAGGGGATAAAAAAGGAAAAGTTGTAGTTCAGACTTATCAACCTGAAAATTATACTTTTAGAGCAATAGAAAAAAGTGATTATAATAAATTCTATTTAGAGGAAATATCTAATAGAGAATTATTGGAATATCCACCTTTTTCTAAAACTATTAATATAGGAATATCGTCTAAAAAAGAGAAAGAGCTGGAAATATTTGTCAAAGAATTTTTTAAGGATATAGAAGATGGAAGTGTAGAAATGTATGGTCCAATGAGAAGTCTTGTATATAGAGTAAAAGATAGATTCAGATATAATATTTTTATAAAAGGAAATAAAAAGAATATAAGCATGTTTAAAAGAAAGCTAAATAAAAAATTGTCAGAATATAAAAAATTAAATGACTTTAGAATAATTGTTGATGTAGATCCAATAAATTTAATTTAACAATAGAGGTGAGAAGAAAAAGTGATATATGAAATAAAAAAATATGGTGATCCAGTACTTAGGGAAAAAACTATAGAGGTGGAAACTGTAGATGACAATATAAGAGAAATATTGCAGAATATGGCAGAAACTATGTATGATAAAAATGGAGTAGGGCTTGCAGCTCCTCAAATAGGGATTACTAAAAGAATGCTTGTATTAGACTGGACAGGAGAAGGAGAGGAACTTAGAAAAGTAGTAAATCCTGTAATTACTCCTTTAACTGAAGAAAAAATAGATTGGGAAGAAGGATGCTTGAGTATTCCAGGAATATATAAAAAAGTTGAAAGAATAGCAAAAATAAAAGTAGATTATTTGAATGAAAAGGGAGAAAAAGTAACTGAGGAATTGGAAGGTTTTCCTGCAATAGTTATGCAGCATGAGTTTGATCATCTGGAAGCTGTATTGTTTGTAGACAGAATATCTCCTATGGCTAAAAGAATGGTAAATAAAAAATTACAAACACTTAAGAAAGAAACAGCAAAATCGAGTGCTGAATAAGGAGCTGCAGTATGGCAGTAGATAAAGGAAAATGGAGTTGTTGGATAATACTTGCAATAGTATTATATGTTTTTGTACCACAAATATATAGGAGTTACATAAAAGTAAATAAACTTAAAAATGAAAAAAAACAACTTTTAAATAAAATAGAACTGGAGAAAAGTAAAATAGAAGAGTATAATAAACGTATTGAGGAACTTAAAGATGAATTTTATAGAGAAAAAATTTCTCGGGATGAGCTGCAAATGATCAAAGAGGGAGAAGAAATCTATAGATTAATCAACAAAAAATAGGAGGAGAGATGAAAAGAGAATTAGCACTGGAATTCGCCAGAGTGACAGAAGCAGCAGCTTTAGCAGCTTACAAATGGGTAGGAAGAGGCAATAAAGAAGCCGCTGATCAAGCAGCAGTAGATGCAATGAGGACTATGCTGAATAGAATAGCTATTGATGGAGAAATAGTTATAGGAGAAGGAGAAATTGATGAAGCTCCTATGCTTTATATAGGTGAAAAGGTTGGCAGAGTTTATCATAAATATGAAGAAGAAGGGGAACCTGAAGATGATTATTGTTCACCAGTAGATATAGCTGTAGACCCTGTAGAAGGAACAAGAATGACTGCTCAAGGGCAGGCCAATGCTATAACTGTTCTGGCTGTTGCAAATAAAGGAAGTTTCTTGAAAGCTCCAGATATGTATATGGAAAAATTGATAGTTGGACCTGAGGCAAAGGGATCAATAGATTTAAATAAACCTTTAATGGAAAATATCCACAGTGTGGCAAAAGTTTTAAATAAAGAATTGAATGAACTTATGATAGTAGTTCTTGACAAGCCAAGACATACTCAAATCATAAAAGATCTCCAAAAACTTGGTATAAAGGTTTATGCTCTTCCAGATGGAGATGTAGCTGGGTCTATTTTAACTTGTATAGTTGACTCAGATGTAGATATGTTATATGGTATAGGAGGAGCTCCAGAAGGAGTTATTTCTGCTGCTGTAATAAGAGCTTTAGGTGGAGATATGCAAGCAAGATTAAAATTAAGAAGTGAAGTAAAGGGTGTAACTCTTGAAAATGATAAAATATCTAATTTTGAAAAGAATAGATGTGAAAGTATGGGACTTGTTGTTGGAGAAGTTCTTACAATGAATGACCTTGTAAAAGATGATGAAGTTGTATTTTCAGCAACTGGAATAACTAGTGGAGATCTTTTAGAAGGAATTAAAAGAAAGGGAAGCATAGCTAGAACACAAACTCTTGTAGTAAGAGGAAGAAGTAAAACTGTAAGATATATAAATTCTGTGCACAACTTAGATTTTAAAGATGATAAAATAACTCATTTAGTAAAATAATAAAGATATAAAAACTGTTCCTAGTGAAAGGGGCAGTTTTTTTTTGCAAAAATGAAAAATTTGAAAAAAGTTTAAAAATAGCAGAAACCTTTAAAATAAAAGCATAAGAACATAAAAATTAAATTATATATAATTAAAAAATCAACTCATTTTTACTAATAGTTTAAGAAAAATTAGGAAAATAATTTCTTTGAATTAAGTAAAGAAGCAACTTCAAAAGAAATACAGGTTGTTATATAACGGTTTTGTTTTGAAACGGTTGTAAATATTCTGTTTTTATACTAAACTTATATCAAGAAAGAGATGATAGGGACAAATAAAAATATATTATATCATAAACTTTCTGAATGTTACTGGTAGAATAGATCATAATTAAAAAAAATCTATTTTTTTCTTAGCAAAAAAGAAAAATAACTATAGAGTAAAAAAATCAGGAGGTGTATTGATGTTTGAAAGTTTAATTGGCTCGCTTAAGAATATGGTACTTTCAGTAAATGGATTGTTGTGGGGTAAACTCATAACAGTAAATGTTGGAGAAACTATAGTTGAATTAAGTCTTTTGGTAGTAATACTTATACCAATAGGAATATACTTTACATTAAAAACCAAGTTTCTTCCATTTAGATTATTTCCAGAAATGGTAAAGTGTATATTGGAACCTAAAAGTTCTACTAATAAAGATTCAATATCTGGACTGCAAGCTTTGTTCATAGCCACAGCTTCAAGAGTAGGAATGGGAAATCTGGCAGGAGTGGTAGCAGCAATTTCTTTTGGAGGACCTGGAGCAATATTCTGGATGTGGTTGGCAGCATTGATAGGAGCTTCAAGTGCATTTATAGAATCTACACTGGCTCAGATATATAAGGAAAAAGATCCGCTATATGGAGGATTCAGAGGTGGTCCTGCTTATTTTATGGATAGAATGAGAATAATAACTTGGGTAAAAGAAGAGGATGAGTATATTAATGATATTAAAGGAACTTCTAAATATACATCTATTGATGGTAAAAAATATTACACTAGAGGGACTAGATTCAGACTTTTAGGAGTATTATTTGCACTTTCTGGATTACTTTGCTGGGCAGGAATAAGCCAGGTTATTGCAAATTCAGTAAGCCAATCTTTTGCAAATGCGTTTAACTTTCCACCAATGTATACAACAATAGCTTTAGTAGTTATATCAGGAATTGTGTTATTCAAAAATGCTGGAATAGTAGATGTTCTTAATAAAGTAGTTCCAGCAATGGCTATATTGTATTTCTCAGTAACATTGTTCATAATAATAAAGAATATAGGTCTTCTGCCTCAAATGTTAGAAAATATATTTGTACAGGCTTTTGGGTTCAGACAGGCAGTAGCTGGAGGTTTTGGTGCTATATTGATGCAGGGAGTGAAAAGAGGATTGTTTTCTAATGAAGCAGGATCGGGATCAGCTCCATGTGCAGCAGCAGCAGCAGATGTAACTCATCCTGTAAAGCAAGGATTAATACAGGCTTTAGGAGTATTTATAGATACATTGATGATATGCAGCTGTTCAGCTTTCATAATGCTTCTTGCACCTGAAAGTGTAACTAAAGGATTAATGGGAATGGATCTTTTACAGGCAGCAATGAATCATCATATAGGACAGGCAGGAGTAATATTTATAGCAGTAATACTTTTCTTATTCAGTTTCAGTACTTTCCTCGGAATAATGTTCTATGCAAGAGGAAATGTAGCCTATGTCTTTGGAGATAATTGGAAATCACAAAATATATATAAAATATTTGCTCTGGGAATGCTTTTTGCAGGAGGGCTTGCACAATATACATTTGTGTGGGAATTAGGAGATTTAGGAGTAGGACTTATGACAGTCTTTAATATGATGGCAATAATACCATTATCAGGACAGGCAATAGAATCATTAAGAGATTATGAACTTAACTTTATGAAGAAAAAAGATGTAAAGACAGAGATAAAGGAAGAAACAGTAGAGGTACAGGAAATAATTTAAGATATAAGAAATAGTTTATAAACATAAAATAAAATATCATATATCAAATAAGGAGGAAAAATTATGGAGAAAAGAAAATTTATGCCAGAACCTTTTAAAATCAAAATGGTAGAACATATGGGAACTTTGGATAAGGAAGCTAGAAAGGTAGCAATAAAAGAAGCAGGGTATAATACTTTCTTATTAAAATCAGAAGAATGTTATATTGATCTTTTAACAGACTCAGGAACTAATGCAATGAGTGATAGACAATGGGCTGGACTTATGCTTGGAGATGAAGCATATGCTGGAAGCAGAAACTTCTATCATTTACAGGAAGTAGTGAGAGAATATTTTGGTTTTAAATATTTAGTTCCTACACATCAAGGTAGAGGAGCAGAAAATATCCTTTCATCTCTTACAATAAAACCAGGAGATTATGTACCAGGGAATATGTATTTTACAACTACAAGATTCCATCAAGAGAGAAATGGGGCTACTTTTAGAGATGTTATTATAGATGAAGCACATGATCCAACAGCTGATCTTCCGTTTAAAGGAAATATAGATCTAAAAAAATTCCAAGCATTAATAGATGAAGTTGGAGCAGATAAAATACCATATATATGTCTTGCTGTAACAGTAAATCTAGCTGGAGGGCAGCCAGTATCAATGGGAAATATAAAAGCTGTATCTGAGTTAGCACATAAAAATGGAATAATGGTAATGTTTGATGCAACAAGATGTGTTGAGAATGCTTATTTCATAAAAGAAAGAGAAGAAGGATATCAAGATAAAACTATAAAAGAAATAGTTCATGAAATGTTTTCATATGGAGATGGATGTACAATGTCTGGTAAGAAGGACTGTATTACCAATATAGGTGGATTCCTATGTATGAATGACCATGATCTATATGTAAGAGCAACAGGAATGGTAGTTCAATTTGAAGGAATGCCATCATATGGTGGACTTGCAGGAAGAGATATGGAAGCTATGGCAATAGGTATAACAGAATCAGTTCAGTATGAATATATAAGCTATAGAGTAAATCAGATCAGATATCTTGGAGAGAAATTAGAAGCAGCAGGAGTACCAATGGTAAAACCATTTGGAGGACATGCAATATTCGTAGATGCAAGAGCATTTTTAGATCACTTAACACAGGATGAATTTCCAGCACAATCATTGGCAGCAGCGCTGTATGAAACATCGGGAGTAAGAACAATGGAAAGAGGAATTATATCAGCAGGAAGAGATGTAGTGACGGGGAAAGATCATCATCCAAAATTAGAAACAATAAGACTAACAATACCAAGAAGAGTATATACATATGCACATTTGGATTTTGTAGCAGATGCAGTAATAGATTTATATAACAGAAGAAAAGATATAAGTGGGTTGAAATGGGATTATGAACCAAAAGTACTGAGATTCTTTACAGGAACATTTAAAACTATCAATTCAGAATTGATAAAAGGATATTAAGATAACCCTATATTAAGGTAAAAATAAAGAGAGAGCTATCATGCTCTCTCTTTAGTATTTAAAAATCACAATGAATTAAAATATCTTTCATAATTTTTACACCCTCTTCTAATTCTTCCAGAGAAGGAGAAATAAAACTTAATCTTATTTTGCCAGAAGAACGTTTATCATGATAAAAAATATTTCCTGGAAGAATAGAAACACCTCTTAATTTGCATTTGTGATAAAATTTTTCTTCATTTATATAATCAGCTAATTGTATCCAGACAAAAAATCCACCTTTAGATTTATTTAATATTGTTATATGTGGGACTTCAGATAATAGTTCAAGAATTCTGCGATGTTTAGCTTTAAATATTTTTTTTAAATTTTTTACATGATTATCAAGATATTTATCATCTATAAAATATTCTAATACTTTTTGATTCAAACCAGAAGTACTATGATCTAGGCTGTATTTAGTCAAAATAGCTTTCTGCATAATTGCAGGAGGCAGAATCATATATGCAAGACCAATGGCAGGCATAAGAAGTTTCGAATAAGTTTTGATATAAATAACTTTTTCATTGCCAGTCTGATCCAATACTTTTAATGGCTCAACTCTTTTGGTATAGTAAAATTCAGAAAAACAATCATCTTCAATAATATAAAAATTGTATTCATGAGCAAGTTTTAAAATTTTTTTCTTTTTTTCTTCTGACCAGCTTATACCAGTAGGATTCTGAAAGTTAGTCATTATATATACAAAGTGAATTCTTTCTTTTTTTAAAATTTTTTCAAATTCTACTAAATTCCAACCATCATTTTTTAAATCAAAAGTTTTTATATTGCACATATCTTTTAATAGATTTAGTGCATTAGGATATGTAGGGCTGGAGATAGCAACAGTTTTTAAAGATGAACCACTAAAGGTTTTTAATAGTATAACCAGAGATTGCTGAGTTCCTGATGTAATTATTATATTATCTTTGTTAACAAAGATATCTCTTTCTTCTAAATGATCTGCTAAAAGTATACGAAGGCTTTCTAAACCTTGTACATCTTGATATCCTAATAGTGATGAACCATAATTTTTCAGAGCTTTATCTATTAATTTTTGATATATTTTATCTGGAAAATAATCATTTGGAGGGCTTCCATTGGAAAAATTTATTTCTTCTGTATTAGTTTGTCCGAAATGAAAACTTTCCATTATAGGAACTAATTCTTCACGAATAGAAAGATTTGAGTGTTCTTTTATAAAGAATCCCTTTCCTTTTTCAGAAAAGATATATCCATCTCTTTCTAACATTTTAAATACTTTTAAAACTGTATTAATATTTGTATTATATTTTATTCCAATTTGTCTGATAGAATAAAATTTGGAGTTGGGAGCGTTTTTCTTTATTATTTCTGCTTTAAGAATTTCATATAACTTTATATAATAACTTATATCAACATTGTTAGTATTTTTAGCCATCTATCTCTCCCTTTAGTCAAAATATAGAATGCTGAATAAAAACCAAAAATAAACTCTCATAATAAATTATATGATTTTTTTTATAAAAAAGCAATGGAATATAATTGAAAAATAGTAATAAAGATAATAAAGATAATAAAGATAATAAAGAGAAATCTATATTTACAGTATAAAAATGATTGATTTGTGGTATAATAAAGGAAATTAAATATAAAGGAGAGAATGCTAGATGCTGTTTTATGAAGATTTTATAAAAAGTATAAATTCAAAAAGTAATATAGAAATGAAAAAAATAGAAAAGTTTTCTGTAGAAGCTAAGAAAATAGTTTCAGGAGCAGGAATAGGTATTCCATTGATATTGGCAGGATTTTTTCAAGGATATTTGGCGGTTAATGAAAATGTAAAAGTGATGCCAGGAGTATTCGCATTAGTTTTTTTATTTTTAGGAATAAAACAGCTAAGAACTACCTTTTCATATAAAGTTATAATAGATACAGAAAAAAAGATATTAATAGGAGAAAAGTTAGTATTATCATTGGCTGATATAGATAGCTGTACACTGGAAGAAAAAAAAATAGGAAAAAATCTTCAAGTAGTTTTAGATATCATAACAGTAGACAGAAAACAGATAATTATCCCTTTATATATGAAAAATAAAGAGAGATTTGTCTTGATTATGAGATTACTTTTAGATACGAAATTTTTTATAAAAAAATAAAAAAATATTTGACATAAAATACAGATTATGGTACTATAATTCTTGTCTGCGGGAATAGCTCAGTTGGTAGAGCATCTGACTCTTAATCAGGCGGTCACAGGTTCAAATCCTGTATGACGCACCATAAAAGATGCCCCGTTCGTTCAGTGGTAAGGACATCAGATTTTCACTCTGGCAACAGGGGTTCGATTCCCCTACGGGGTACCACCATAGGTCGCATAGCTCAGTTGGGAGAGCACCTGCCTTACAAGCAGGGGGTCATAGGTTCAAGTCCTATTGTGACCACCAATTTAATAAAAATAGTGGGGGTGTAGCTCAGTTGGTTAGAGCGCCTGCCTGTCACGCAGGAGGTCGCGAGTTCGACCCTCGTCACTCCCGCCATTATTATATATGCCGCTTTAGCTCATCTGGTAGAGCAACTGACTTGTAATCAGTAGGTGATTGGTTCGACTCCGATAAGCGGCACCAGTAAATTTAATAGATATGCGAGGATGGCGGAATTGGCAGACGCGCTAGACTTAGGATCTAGTGTCCCAGACGTGAGAGTTCAAGTCTCTCTCTTCGCACCAAACAGGTAATAATTTGAAATAGATTTTAATTTTAGTTTTCTAAAATTAAGTCTATTTTTTATTATAAAAACTTTTTTAAAATTATATCTTTAAAACAAAAAAGCTCTATGAAGAGCTTTTTTGTTTGTAGTAGTAATTTTTAAAATAAAAAAAGTTAAAAAATTATATGAATATAAGATAAATGTATTATAACACAAATAATTTGAAAATAAAATATTTTTTATATAAATCAAATGTTAATATTTAAAAAAGTCTAAAAAAATTAAATTTAATCTTGCTATTTATCTTTAAATATAGTATCATGTTGAGATCTACTTTAAATAATTTTTTTATAATATTTATTTTCTAGTAAGATGATTTATTCAATAATAAGTTTATTTTTTATTATAAAGGAAAAAATTATATAAATAGAATAATAAAAACAAAAGATTTTAATATTGTTGTATATGATTGCTATAATATTTTGTAATTATTTAAGTAGATTGATTAAGATATGGGGGAAGTTATGAAAAAAATAATATTGCTTTTTATATTAATGATAAATTTTTCTATTTTTGCAGAAAATCAAGAAATAATAGAAGGAGGAATAGTAAAATATGATAATCATAGCCATGTGGTAGGACTTTTTGCTAGTAAAGAGGAAGCTATTCAAATATTTGAAGCTAGAGTTGAATATTTTGCTAAAGAATATAAAATCATTATAAGCGAAGAATTTTTAGATGAAAATGGAAAAGGGAAAATAGCTATACTGTTTCATAAAGAGAATGAAGACATTCAATGTTTTGTAATGTTGGAAGGAAATAAGATTATATATGGAAATATGATTCCTTCTGGAGATTGTGCAATAATAAAAAAATATTTGAATTAAAAAAAGTCTGATTTATTAAATCGGACTTTTTTTAATTGATATGATATTTATATAATAATATTATTGTATGCAATCATATTCCTTTAAGAAAATATTAAGTTTTTTCTTAATACGCTGTATGCTGTTATCCACTGATTTTGGATCTCTTCCAGTTTTTTTAGCAATTTCAGTATAAGTCATTTCAGAAAGCATATATTCAAATATTTCATTTTCCATTTTGCTTAGATTACTTTTAAGATATTGATTTAAGAGCCTGAATCTTTCTTTGCTTAGATAAATTTCTTCTGGGTTATAAAAATTAAAAGATTTAGATTCATAAACTATATTTGAATTATCTTCAGTTTCAGGACTATACATAGCCATATTTAATATTTTATTTTTACCAGAATTAGAACTTTTAATAGCTGTAATTAATTGACGCTTTATACATAAAATAGCAAAAGTAGTAAAAGATGCATTTTTAGTTTCATCGTATGCATTTATTGCCTTTAAAAGACCTATCATTGCCTCTTGAAGAACATCTTCTTTATCTCCACCATAGAAAAAGTAATTTTTTGTTTTTAATTGAAGAATACTTTTAAAAGAGGAAAATATCTCCTGTATGGCACTTTCATTACCA is from Fusobacterium sp. and encodes:
- the glpX gene encoding class II fructose-bisphosphatase, coding for MKRELALEFARVTEAAALAAYKWVGRGNKEAADQAAVDAMRTMLNRIAIDGEIVIGEGEIDEAPMLYIGEKVGRVYHKYEEEGEPEDDYCSPVDIAVDPVEGTRMTAQGQANAITVLAVANKGSFLKAPDMYMEKLIVGPEAKGSIDLNKPLMENIHSVAKVLNKELNELMIVVLDKPRHTQIIKDLQKLGIKVYALPDGDVAGSILTCIVDSDVDMLYGIGGAPEGVISAAVIRALGGDMQARLKLRSEVKGVTLENDKISNFEKNRCESMGLVVGEVLTMNDLVKDDEVVFSATGITSGDLLEGIKRKGSIARTQTLVVRGRSKTVRYINSVHNLDFKDDKITHLVK
- the def gene encoding peptide deformylase, which produces MIYEIKKYGDPVLREKTIEVETVDDNIREILQNMAETMYDKNGVGLAAPQIGITKRMLVLDWTGEGEELRKVVNPVITPLTEEKIDWEEGCLSIPGIYKKVERIAKIKVDYLNEKGEKVTEELEGFPAIVMQHEFDHLEAVLFVDRISPMAKRMVNKKLQTLKKETAKSSAE
- a CDS encoding PLP-dependent aminotransferase family protein; the protein is MAKNTNNVDISYYIKLYEILKAEIIKKNAPNSKFYSIRQIGIKYNTNINTVLKVFKMLERDGYIFSEKGKGFFIKEHSNLSIREELVPIMESFHFGQTNTEEINFSNGSPPNDYFPDKIYQKLIDKALKNYGSSLLGYQDVQGLESLRILLADHLEERDIFVNKDNIIITSGTQQSLVILLKTFSGSSLKTVAISSPTYPNALNLLKDMCNIKTFDLKNDGWNLVEFEKILKKERIHFVYIMTNFQNPTGISWSEEKKKKILKLAHEYNFYIIEDDCFSEFYYTKRVEPLKVLDQTGNEKVIYIKTYSKLLMPAIGLAYMILPPAIMQKAILTKYSLDHSTSGLNQKVLEYFIDDKYLDNHVKNLKKIFKAKHRRILELLSEVPHITILNKSKGGFFVWIQLADYINEEKFYHKCKLRGVSILPGNIFYHDKRSSGKIRLSFISPSLEELEEGVKIMKDILIHCDF
- a CDS encoding sigma-70 family RNA polymerase sigma factor, with the translated sequence MINSQTIKNAKAGNESAIQEIFSSFKSILQLKTKNYFFYGGDKEDVLQEAMIGLLKAINAYDETKNASFTTFAILCIKRQLITAIKSSNSGKNKILNMAMYSPETEDNSNIVYESKSFNFYNPEEIYLSKERFRLLNQYLKSNLSKMENEIFEYMLSEMTYTEIAKKTGRDPKSVDNSIQRIKKKLNIFLKEYDCIQ
- a CDS encoding alanine/glycine:cation symporter family protein; this translates as MFESLIGSLKNMVLSVNGLLWGKLITVNVGETIVELSLLVVILIPIGIYFTLKTKFLPFRLFPEMVKCILEPKSSTNKDSISGLQALFIATASRVGMGNLAGVVAAISFGGPGAIFWMWLAALIGASSAFIESTLAQIYKEKDPLYGGFRGGPAYFMDRMRIITWVKEEDEYINDIKGTSKYTSIDGKKYYTRGTRFRLLGVLFALSGLLCWAGISQVIANSVSQSFANAFNFPPMYTTIALVVISGIVLFKNAGIVDVLNKVVPAMAILYFSVTLFIIIKNIGLLPQMLENIFVQAFGFRQAVAGGFGAILMQGVKRGLFSNEAGSGSAPCAAAAADVTHPVKQGLIQALGVFIDTLMICSCSAFIMLLAPESVTKGLMGMDLLQAAMNHHIGQAGVIFIAVILFLFSFSTFLGIMFYARGNVAYVFGDNWKSQNIYKIFALGMLFAGGLAQYTFVWELGDLGVGLMTVFNMMAIIPLSGQAIESLRDYELNFMKKKDVKTEIKEETVEVQEII
- the priA gene encoding primosomal protein N', whose protein sequence is MRYFKIYVDNTQSLYTYSDENKEYEIGDRVVVSFRNRDKSGLIIAEDKPENITFKVLPIKSRLENEIKLSENFIKLLRWIKTYYMSSYEQVINAAVPSDLKVKYDLIYILSDVKSIFQDEAEKIYSDDFIDFFKERMTVTKATLNKKFTKEIINKMIADTVLFNEKGNVKLNYDFNFLCLKKEFENVVMYFRKREEVQKKNLENKFPKELINKLVKEKVLILKKYIREDENQRELHEISEEVAEKNIVLNEEQEKAKEIIKNGDNKYYLLKGITGSGKTEVYIELIKEAFKKGKGSIFLVPEISLTPQMINRFKSEFRENIAILHSRLTNKERADEWYNIYSGNKKIVLGVRSAIFAPVENLEYIILDEEHETTYKQDSNPRYNAKYVAIKRAELEGAKLILGSATPSIESSYYAERGIYTLVTMDSRYNNSILPEMEIIDMKKEEDLYFSKKLLDEIKMTLLKGEQVILLLNRKGYSTYIQCKDCGHVEECPHCSIKSSYYASQGILKCNYCGQTRKYTGHCSKCGSTNLIHSGKGVERVEEEIKKYFDVRIIRVDSESSKNRDFYEKMYFDFLDKKYDIMIGTQMISKGLHFPNVTLVGVINADTILNFPDFRAGEKTFQLVTQVSGRAGRGDKKGKVVVQTYQPENYTFRAIEKSDYNKFYLEEISNRELLEYPPFSKTINIGISSKKEKELEIFVKEFFKDIEDGSVEMYGPMRSLVYRVKDRFRYNIFIKGNKKNISMFKRKLNKKLSEYKKLNDFRIIVDVDPINLI
- a CDS encoding FtsB family cell division protein — translated: MAVDKGKWSCWIILAIVLYVFVPQIYRSYIKVNKLKNEKKQLLNKIELEKSKIEEYNKRIEELKDEFYREKISRDELQMIKEGEEIYRLINKK
- a CDS encoding tyrosine phenol-lyase, whose amino-acid sequence is MEKRKFMPEPFKIKMVEHMGTLDKEARKVAIKEAGYNTFLLKSEECYIDLLTDSGTNAMSDRQWAGLMLGDEAYAGSRNFYHLQEVVREYFGFKYLVPTHQGRGAENILSSLTIKPGDYVPGNMYFTTTRFHQERNGATFRDVIIDEAHDPTADLPFKGNIDLKKFQALIDEVGADKIPYICLAVTVNLAGGQPVSMGNIKAVSELAHKNGIMVMFDATRCVENAYFIKEREEGYQDKTIKEIVHEMFSYGDGCTMSGKKDCITNIGGFLCMNDHDLYVRATGMVVQFEGMPSYGGLAGRDMEAMAIGITESVQYEYISYRVNQIRYLGEKLEAAGVPMVKPFGGHAIFVDARAFLDHLTQDEFPAQSLAAALYETSGVRTMERGIISAGRDVVTGKDHHPKLETIRLTIPRRVYTYAHLDFVADAVIDLYNRRKDISGLKWDYEPKVLRFFTGTFKTINSELIKGY